The proteins below are encoded in one region of Salvelinus alpinus chromosome 27, SLU_Salpinus.1, whole genome shotgun sequence:
- the LOC139556312 gene encoding sterile alpha motif domain-containing protein 12-like isoform X1, with translation MVDVFDWVKEQYPYQKSVLQLAIFKHDISGRALLRMGEHQLERMGVEVEHLQEILLDILLLRVQEELENLNDIFSECFSS, from the exons ATGGTGGATGTGTTTGATTGGGTCAAGGAGCAGTACCCCTACCAAAAGAGTGTCCTCCAACTAGCCATCTTCAAGCATGACATATCTG GCCGAGCTCTGCTGAGGATGGGTGAACACCAGTTGGAGAGgatgggggtggaggtggagcaTCTTCAGGAGATCCTACTGGACATTCTTCTCCTCAGGGTCCAGGAGGAACTTGAGAACCTTAACGACATCTTCTCTG AGTGTTTCTCTTCATGA
- the LOC139556312 gene encoding sterile alpha motif domain-containing protein 12-like isoform X2 — protein MVDVFDWVKEQYPYQKSVLQLAIFKHDISGRALLRMGEHQLERMGVEVEHLQEILLDILLLRVQEELENLNDIFSGAFQR, from the exons ATGGTGGATGTGTTTGATTGGGTCAAGGAGCAGTACCCCTACCAAAAGAGTGTCCTCCAACTAGCCATCTTCAAGCATGACATATCTG GCCGAGCTCTGCTGAGGATGGGTGAACACCAGTTGGAGAGgatgggggtggaggtggagcaTCTTCAGGAGATCCTACTGGACATTCTTCTCCTCAGGGTCCAGGAGGAACTTGAGAACCTTAACGACATCTTCTCTG